A region from the Vicia villosa cultivar HV-30 ecotype Madison, WI linkage group LG3, Vvil1.0, whole genome shotgun sequence genome encodes:
- the LOC131660107 gene encoding protein SAWADEE HOMEODOMAIN HOMOLOG 1-like yields MDRLRPRNRSVFTGFTNSEIEKMEKVLRETKGQSLTQDFYQKLTKSFNYSSGRAGKPLLKWTEMESWFQTRLQESPQVPENELVSPQGLQCKEGEAVRDPSGLEFEARSTKDEAWYDVETFLAHRFLSTGEAEVKVRFVGFGAEEDEWVNIKTSVRERSVPFENSECSGLKIGDPVLCFMERRDQAIYYDAHILEIQRRMHDIRGCRCHILIRYDHDNCEERVRLRRLCHRPRS; encoded by the exons ATGGATCGTTTGCGTCCTCGCAACAGATCAGTTTTTACCGGATTCACTAATTCTGAG ATTGAGAAAATGGAGAAAGTGCTAAGGGAAACGAAAGGACAATCATTGACTCAGGATTTTTACCAAAAATTGACTAAAAGTTTCAA TTATTCATCTGGTCGTGCTGGGAAACCTCTCCTCAAATGGACTGAG ATGGAAAGTTGGTTTCAGACTAGGCTCCAGGAATCACCACAAGTACCTGAAAATGAATTGGTTTCTCCTCAAGGGCTTCAATGTAAAGAAG GAGAAGCTGTCCGAGACCCATCAGGATTGGAATTTGAAGCTAGGTCTACAAAAGATGAGGCATG GTATGATGTCGAGACATTTCTTGCTCACAGATTTCTTAGCACAGGGGAAGCT GAAGTCAAAGTCAGATTTGTTGGATTTGGAGCCGAGGAAGATGAGTGGGTCAACATAAAAACTTCTGTCCGAGAACGTTCAGTTCCGTTTGAAAATTCAGAGTGTTCCGGCCTGAAAATTGGAGACCCTGTCCTATGCTTCATG GAGAGGAGAGATCAAGCCATCTACTATGACGCTCACATTTTAGAGATCCAGAGGAGAATGCATGATATCCGAGGTTGCAGGTGCCATATCTTAATTCGGTATGATCACGACAACTGTGAG GAAAGAGTTCGCTTGAGAAGACTTTGCCATAGACCAAGATCTTAG